DNA sequence from the Streptomyces tsukubensis genome:
GTGCTGGGCATCGTGCCCGGACTGCTGGCCGCGCCGGTCCTGGGCAGTCTGGTGGACCGGATCGACCGGCGCCGGGTGATGCTGGTCTGCACGGCGGTCTCCGGTACGACGGAGGCGCTGCTCGCCCTGCTCTATGCGCTGGGCGAGTTGCGGGCCTGGCACGTCGGGGCGCTGATGGCGCTGCTGTCGGTCTCCCTGACGGGGCAGCGGCTGGCGTTCCAGTCGGCGATCCCGCAGCTCGTACCGAAGCGGTATCTGGGCCATGCCAACGGCGTCGTCCAGATCTCCGGCGGTATCGCGCAGGTCGTCGCCCCGCTGGCGGCGGTCGGCCTGCTGGCCGCGATCGGGCTCGGCTGGGTGCTGCTGCTGGACGTCGTCAGCTATGCGATCGCGGCCCTGGTCCTGAGTACCGTACGGTTCCCGCGGACGCTGGGCGCGCGGCGGCGCGAAACGCTCCGGCAGGAGATCGTGGCCGGGTTCCGGCTGGTGACCGGGCAGCGCGGGTTCCGGGCGATGCTGATCTTCTTCGCCGTCCTCAACCTCTTCCTGCCGGTGCTGTTCCAGCTGGTGTCGCCGCTCGTCCTCGGCTTCTCCGGTCTGGGTTCGGTGGCGACGGTCTCCCTGGCGGGCGGTGTCGGTGCGGTCGTCGGCGGTCTGGCGATGGGCATCTGGGGCGGTCCGCGGCACCGCAGGATGCGCGGCATGCTGCTGGTGATCCCGGTCCTGGCACTGTTCTCCGCGCTGACGGGGCTGCGGCCCGATCTGCTCGTGGCGGGTGCCGGGGTGTTCGGCATGGCGGCTTCGCTGTCGCTGCTCAACGGCATCTATCTGACGATCGTGCAGGTGAAGGTCCCGCAGCGGTTCCACGGCCGGGTGATGGCCCTGAACCAGCTGGTGGCCTGGTCGACGCTGCCGGTGGGCTTCCTGCTGATCGCCCCGCTGGGGACCGCTTTCCTGGAGCCGCTGATGGCGGCCGACGGAGCACTGGCCGGAACGGTGGGCGCGGTCCTCGGCACGGGCGACGGGCGGGGCATCGGGCTGCTGTATCTGCTGCTTGCCGCCGGGATCCTGCTCCTCGGGGCGGTGTCGCTGCGGTTCCGGGCGCTGTCGGGCTTCGACCGGGACGTCCCGGACGCCCAGGCCGACGATCTGGTGGGGCTGGCAGCGCTGACGTCGGACGGGCGGGGCCGTCCGGCGGACCGGCCGGTCGCCGCGGATGCGCTGACGAAGGCGAGCTGAGCGACGGCGGCCGCCGCCCCGTCCCCCGTGGCGGGGCGGCGGCCGTCCGGTCGGCACCGGTGGCGTCCCGGCCGGTATCCGTGCCGGGCAGCACTCCCCGGTCGTGTCAGGGCCGGTGGGGTCAGGGCCCGGTGGGGTCAGGGCCCGGTGGGGATGATCAGCTTGCGGCCCGCGCTGACGCCGCCGTCCACCAGGACCGAGGCGCCCGTCATATAGGGGAAGTCCGGGGAGGCCAGCCCGAGTACGGAGCGGGCGATCTCCTCGGGCTCCGCCATCCGCTGGAGTCCCTCCACGTTCAGCGGACCGAAGGCCGCCTTCAGACGGGCCCACTCGGCGTCGGGAATGCCCGGCGGACGGACCATGGCGGTATCGGTGGGGCCGGGCAGCAGGGCGTTGATCCTGATGCCCTTCGGCCCGTACGCCAGGGCCGCGCACTTCACCAGGCTCTCGATGGCCCGTTTGCTCGCGGCGTAGGCGGCGCCGTCGGGGCGGCCGCGTTCGGCGGCCACCGACGAGGTGCAGACGATCACGCCGCGGCCCGCCCGGAGCATGTGCGGTATCTGGTATTTGAGTGCGAGGAACACCCCTCGCACATTGGTGTCCTGGATGTCGTCCCACTCCTGGACGGTCAGCTCGTGGAGGAGTCGGCTGCCGCCGATCCCCGCGTTGTTGAAGGCGATGTCGATGCCGCCGTAGCGGGCGGCGACCCGGTCCGTGAAGTCCTGTGTCTCCTCGGCGCTGCGGACGTCGGCCCGGACGTAGAAGGCCTCTCCCCCGGCGTCGGTGATCTCGCGTTCGACCCGGCGGCCGGCGTCGGTGCGGCGGCCGCAGAATCCGACGGACGCCCCGGCGGCGGCGAAGGCGATCGCCGTCGCGCGGCCGATGCCCGAGGTGCCTCCGGTGATGAGGACCGAACTCCCGCGGAACCGCCGGTCCGGGGCGGGCTTCGGGGCCGGTCCGGCCGCATGGGCACCGGTTGCGGTGACGCCCGCGATACCGAGAGCGGCGGCCGTGCCGAGCAGGGCGCGGCGGCCTGGATGTGCGCTGCTGTGCTTCTCCATGGCGTCCACCCTCGCGGGTGCGGCGCGATCCGCGGATCCTGCCGCAGGGCCCTTCCCGCGGCCGGGAGGAGGATCCGGCCTCCTCCCGCGGCAGGAGCCGCGGAGCCCGGTCACGGCCCTATCGTGGAGCGGGTGAACCGGCCATGGACCGACCTGGTGTTCGACGACCGCCGCCGGGGTGTGCGTGCCCTGGTGTACACGGCCGCTCTGGCCACCGACTTCGTGCTGGTGCGGCAGCCGCCGGGGGGCGGTGACCGGGCGCTGGCAGCTGTCGGTCTGCTGCTCTGCCTGGCCGGGTGGCGCTGGGCCCTGACCGCGCTGGTGGCGCAGTCGGCGCTGCTGGTTACGGCACACACGCTGGGCGCGGGGGTCGTTCCTTCGCTGAAGGTGCTGGCGGCGATCACGCTGTTCGAGGTGGCGGTACGAGGGCGGGGGCGGGCACCCGCGGTGGGCTGTGGGGTGCTGGCTCTGGCCGTCGTACTGAACCGGTTCGGGGGCCTGCCGGGCGATCTGGCACCGGTGCTCTTCAAGGCGGCGGTGGTCGCCGGACTGCCGTTCTTCCTGGGGTCCTACGTCCGGATGTCCCGGGAGGCCGCGGCGCACGCACGGGAGCAGGCTGCGCGGCGGGCGCTGCGGGCGGAGCAGGAGGCCGTGGCCGCCCGGGCGGCGGAGCGCGCGGCCATCGCCCGCGAGCTGCACGATCTCGTGGCCCATCATGTGTCGTCGATGGTGCTGCGCGTGGGGGTGGCGCGGCATGTCGTCACGGACGCGGCGGCAGGCCCCGGCGGGGGTACGGTCCCGGACCCCCGGGTCACCGACGTACTCGACGATCTGCACAGCTCCGGCCGGGCGGCGCTGACCGATCTGCGGAGGCTCGTGGCCGTGCTGCGGGCCCCCGGCACGGAGCCGGGGACGGCTTCCCTGGTCTCGGACGGGGCCCTGCCCGCGGTGCTGGCGGCGGTCGCGGCACGGGCCGGACGGGCGGGGCCCACGGTGACGGCGTCGGTGGATCCCGCCGTCGCCGGGCTGGACGCGGTCCGGGCCCTGGCCGTGCTGCGGCTGGCCCAGGAGGGCCTGGCGAACGTCGCGCGGCACGCGGGTTCTTCGGCGCGGGCCGATCTGGCGGTACGGATGGACGGGGGGACCGTACGGCTGACGCTCCGGGACGACGGCGGAGCCGGACGGCCCGGGCCGCAGGCTCCCGACCCGGGCGGCGGTCATGGTCTGGTCGGCATGCGGGAGCGGGTCGCGCTGCTCGGCGGCACGCTCGACGCGGGCCCCGCGGACGGGGGCTGGCGGCTGACGGCCGTTCTGCCCGCCCCGGCGCCGGTGCCGGAGCCCCGACCGTGATCCGGGTTCTCGCCGTCGACGACCAGCAGTTGGTACGGATGGGGCTGCGGATGCTGTTCGAGCAGGCTCCCGGTATCGAGCTGGCCGGGGAGGCCGCGGACGGTGCGGAGGCGGTCCGGCTGGCCGCCCGGCTCGCCCCCGACGTGGTCCTGATGGACCTGCGGATGCCGGGTACGGACGGCATCACGGCCACCCGCCGGATCCTCGCCGACCGCCCGGCCGTCCGGGTCGTCGCGCTCACCACCTTCGACGACGACGAGCATCTGTATCCGGCGCTCGCGGCAGGGGCCTGCGGCTTCCTGGTCAA
Encoded proteins:
- a CDS encoding sensor histidine kinase, with product MNRPWTDLVFDDRRRGVRALVYTAALATDFVLVRQPPGGGDRALAAVGLLLCLAGWRWALTALVAQSALLVTAHTLGAGVVPSLKVLAAITLFEVAVRGRGRAPAVGCGVLALAVVLNRFGGLPGDLAPVLFKAAVVAGLPFFLGSYVRMSREAAAHAREQAARRALRAEQEAVAARAAERAAIARELHDLVAHHVSSMVLRVGVARHVVTDAAAGPGGGTVPDPRVTDVLDDLHSSGRAALTDLRRLVAVLRAPGTEPGTASLVSDGALPAVLAAVAARAGRAGPTVTASVDPAVAGLDAVRALAVLRLAQEGLANVARHAGSSARADLAVRMDGGTVRLTLRDDGGAGRPGPQAPDPGGGHGLVGMRERVALLGGTLDAGPADGGWRLTAVLPAPAPVPEPRP
- a CDS encoding SDR family NAD(P)-dependent oxidoreductase, which codes for MEKHSSAHPGRRALLGTAAALGIAGVTATGAHAAGPAPKPAPDRRFRGSSVLITGGTSGIGRATAIAFAAAGASVGFCGRRTDAGRRVEREITDAGGEAFYVRADVRSAEETQDFTDRVAARYGGIDIAFNNAGIGGSRLLHELTVQEWDDIQDTNVRGVFLALKYQIPHMLRAGRGVIVCTSSVAAERGRPDGAAYAASKRAIESLVKCAALAYGPKGIRINALLPGPTDTAMVRPPGIPDAEWARLKAAFGPLNVEGLQRMAEPEEIARSVLGLASPDFPYMTGASVLVDGGVSAGRKLIIPTGP